ATAACTGTTTAAATTCAAATAACTGTTATACCACTTCGTATGATTGATATATAGACGAAAATCGTGATATCCCGAAGATGATAACAAATAGTTTGGGTCATTTCCCTGACGTCTGCTGCTTATGCCTTCGAATTCGACCTGCCCCAGAAATGATTCCTATTGATGGTACACAGCCCGAGTTTGACCTGCAATTAAGTGATATGTTGGAAGAATTTAGTTTTGCAATTCCAACGGTGCGTATCACATTATTCATGATTCAGAATTTGCTTCTAAATATTCTTTGTATAAATAGGAATTGAGCACAGCATTACCTGCGGCTGTGTGTGAACAGTGTGAAAAGGATTTCTTATTGGCATACAAACTGAAACGAAGAGTGAAATTCCTCCGGAGTTTTCAAATAGCTTATCTTCAAATGAAACTAGGGAACATCGATCCGTTAAGGACACTATTCAATGATCATCATGTATACATGGGAACACTTTTTAGAGAACTAAACCTAATAAGCAACGACCAGCTTTGTTGGAAGGATTTAGAAGAAAGTTGTACGAAGAATCACATAAAGCAAGAATTGCTAGACAACGAAGAAACTGACTTCAATAGCGAAGACAATAATCAAATATTGGAAGTTGAGATATTACAATCGAATGCCGAACTGTCTCCTGATCATCCATATGATATCGAAATCGAATATTTGGAGTTTGATAATGATAAATCATCGGATAAGAATTCCAAGTCTGAAGAGTCAATAAGTTGTGACCTAAACCACACTgaacaaaaaacacaaaatgagTGGCTCTGTAAGATTGGTGATTGCCAATATACTATTGAGTCGAGAGATCTGCTGGTGCGACACAAAAACGAAGTGCATCACTGTTGCGTATGTGATATTTGCGGAATTGTTCTGAAAAATAAATACTCATTGGATGTTCACGTTAGACGCCATCGGGGAGAGACTAGATTTGATTGTGAATACTGTCCTTCCAGTTTTCATACCTCCCAGGAACACAAACTTCACCTTGGCTTAGTTCATGTCGCTGGCGAATATGTGAAGTGTGATATTTGTGGTTTGGGATTTAGAAAGTATGTAGCAATATTTTTCTGTTGGAATGAGGCTGACTTTTTCTCTATTTTAGTTCTGTTTGTTTGAAACGACACCTCAAATCTCATTCAAACGTTCGAAACTATAAATGTCCACACTGCGATATGGCTTTCAAAACAACGATGCACCTTCACCGGCATAAAGAAACTGTTCATATGAAAGTACGCTACAATTGTGATCATTGTGATATGTCTTACGGCAGGAAAGACAAACTTCGAATGCATGTAGAGCGTGTTCATAATGTAGGCTTCATTTCTAATGGATAAATTAGGATATACAAtacatgttatttttttatagatCCAAACATATTTTCTATGCAGTATATGCCTCAAATCGTTCCCTTCCAACGATAATCTAGAGGAGCACATGAATTATCATGCGAATCCGAAGGAGTTGGAATGTGCAGTATGTCTGGTGGCCTACCTGAGTCAGGACGATTTTGACACGCATTTATGTATTTCATATCGAGAAGATTATGTTTGCTGTGGCCGTGATTTCAAGTTCCATACTTTCTACAATAAGCATATGTTTTTGGTACATGGTGAAAAAACAAACGTTCGCGTTAGACCAGCAGAAAATAAGCTTCTTGCTAAAATTCGTGCCGAACGTGTAAGTAATTTGATAGTCAAAATCCCATACATGTATTACAATATATGcaaccattttgtttttttttcagaaacaagAAGAACGGTGTTCcaactgtgaaaaagtattcatttCTAGAAAACTTAAAAATATTCATAGGAAGACATGTTGTGGGGTTTCACCCTTGCATTTCAAACTGAAAGATGAGGTTACTCAtgcatatatttaacaaaaccaAATATTTAATACTACCgtagatttttttattaatccgtttatttttacaggcttacaggtttaaaggagccaaactcttaactatatttctactagaatatattaacatgtttccttaatttaCTACCATAGATGACATCCATATattgttttaattaaaaaagggtaaaagtacctatcatcgcaatagtacctGTTATGGTAatatgagttagtttttcattagTTTAGAAAACATATCTGGCCCTAATATGATTTTCAATATCAGAAATCTCTTCTTGGtcgattttggtacttgatgccatgcgaaacatttttcttttgttgaaaaatataatttgaaaatagtgtatcccattgatgcttgcttctGAGCATTTTGCTAATGATTATGAAATCAAAATATTGTGGTTTACTTACTGTAAAGCGGCTGTTTTGGTGCAAAGAAATTGTAGACGCATGcattacaaccttcttgatgttgtgatttGACAAATTTACGtgattttatcgaaataaacttgtatttttatattaccactagctgatccggcaaacttcgtttcgcccaaaatttgttttttgggcgtttttttatcaataccttcacgtttcttactaagcacaaaatcatgagtccaatcgcagaactgttcattgattggtcttctaatcgacccctttaatttaccttttactataaaattcctagtacttctaccaaaactcatcattataatatcagattattttcagacacaattctcattcaagattattcaaccagttgcaaataacatgtttctgcgttacatggaataaatcccctcttctccccttagggtgggtttagactagtgatatattcgtgtgaagaaatatgatgagatttacagaaatcgcatcaactgtttacactagcgcgaacttatataatgaatacattcatatttttggtgaatttattcacctgaagtagaactgcatccaacttcagtgatttctcaccagtaagaaattcaccagcgtttacgtatgcatgaatttattctattcatcCTATACATTTATACCTCGGAGAAATGTATcgtatatattctcacccgtttacatctattttcgggtgaataaatccatctatagctatagatctccctaatgtaaacccgccattagaaggagtgtctattcaccatagaaacgttccgtgcctcctaaaatcttcacatgccaaatttggctccatttgcttgatagttttcgagttatgcagaaatttgtgtttcatttgtatgggagcctacccttaggcaaggcgcaaattgagacgcatatagcgcgagtaacttggcgcgatatagcgcctgtttttgtggctaatgaaaacagatagaagggcgcaaattggccagatgacgcgagatggtggagcgctcgtgagacacgactcgcgcgacgctgtggctgaaccacagtttctcgtgctggtcatgccggttgtggtagttgtgttggtgaacaatcatatagcgccgtgggtttgacactgtatggctgtactggtcgggtgattgtgttagtaaataaatatatcgcgcaactctgtgttaatcagtcattgtatgcgagtggcatgttatttacaccaaactgcgactcaatatgcgctccaccacgctacgtttgtggcacgtttgagtcgtgttggtagtctcgcgttcgcttacgagcgctatacgcttctcaatttgcgcctagccttagaGAGAGACGAGGAGTGTCGGACCACCTTAGGAATGTTTCtttcccataaaacctccacatgccaaatttggtttcgtttgcttgattaattctcgagtaatgcagaaatttgtgtttcattgtatggcagcccccctaagaggggggaagagtatctaatcaccatagaatcatttattgcaccctaaaacctccacatgccaaatttcgtttcatttgtttgattaattctcgagtaatgtagaaatttgtgtttcatttgtatggcagaatttttttttcttttcttctctttGGCACAGACCTACTGATCCATAATTGCCAGGTGTTGTCAATGAAATGTCAAGCTATTCGACGCGAACAGGTATAGCAACTCGGCCGCAAGACGGGTCTaaggtactaggtgaggccgtttcgtcactaagtctattaggggagcggtatatgaaaacagtacggaagaaagcagaaggggaattatttgcttgtagcgtgaaagagacagactgatcacgagcgagctacggcactagcgtattgtgttttgtttacaaacaaaacacagtagacttccaagatggctgaagagtggttttagcaagttggcccaccttaggatatacttctaggcgccttggtttcgTGAAagcaccccaaattggacaaactacgatcatttaccctaatttcCTTATCTCACCCGTGAATGTATGTCCCCTCGAAAACGAATTTATCTATCGAAAATCTGACATCACTGCTAAAAGTCACTCTAACAGAATacgcaaaattttcaaaacaaccGAAACTGAAAATAATTGCGAGagtttaaatataattaatgtAGGTTTTATACTGATTGCTAGTCATAAAgtgaaaagataaaatgtctgaaGTAAAAGCTAAGAAAATCCTATCAGAACTAGTGAAGAAATCCGGGTATCACATGTGTGTATTTGCAATTTTCATTcgctaaatatttttgttttcgtagaTGCACCTACTCGGCCGATAACATTCTCACAATATTCAGAAACAAAGATGCCAAATACAGCAACAGACGCCTCGGTGCGTTGTTAACTCAACTCTTCAAGACTACACCAAATGGCGCAAAGTATGTGGATGAATTCGTTTCCTCCAATCCGAAGGATTCCTACACGGCATTTATTTTTCTGCTGAACACATTCATCCAGGATTGCAAAAATGATCGACAGCTGGAACGATCTGTACCACCTCCACCAGCTCAGCCAGAGTCAGTATCGAAGCGAGCAGCAATATTTGAAAGTCCGCCACTATCTTCAACGAGAATTGTTACGGAACAGGTTACTCCTGAGACAGTTCAAGaaatcaaggaaaaacttgTTCAAGCGACTATCGGTGCcgtggcaaatcgttcatcAACTTCCATTCCAGCCACTCTTGTGCCACAACCTTATGATTTTGTCCATAAGAAGGGTGCTATACTTTCGTGGAATTTCTTCTATGATGAATTGTATCCCATGCAAAACAAGAATGTCACAGCGATTCCGCTGAGTTCGCAAGAACCGATAGTTTTGAAGGAATTGTTGGATTGTTTGGTTGGAGTGAAGGGTTCGCTTATTTCTCCGAAGAAGACGATTCGAAACGGTGGTTTAAATCCGGTTGAGTTCGATGTATCCGATCAGATAGAGGAGTCTTTGAAAGACATTATTAGAGAAATATTACCACTGGCTTCACATTATTCACAAGTTCAAGATTTTATCGCCGCCTCTAGCTCCCTCGAAAGTGGCCAACTACTGCAGGCACTGCGTGCAGCACTTCAATCGATTATAAATGACTACTACCTCTCTATAACGCGATTGGAGGATCTCTTCCTGAAGCAACAGCTTACCCTCCACAAGCTGCTCTATTTTCTGCGTCCGGTTTTTCACACAATGGAAGTCTTGGCCGAAACGGTAACGGCAATTCGTCAAAGCAACTCCCGAGGGGGAAGTGTACTGACGCTGTTGCACGATAAGATTACCTCAACGACGGGCGACGAGAAAAGTCAAAAAGTATTGATACACTTGATTGAGATGGCGGCCGTTCCGTACATGGAGATGCTGCACCTATGGATGTTCGATGGGGTGATTCACGACCCACGAAAGGAATTTCTGGTCGAGCATAACGTGATGGATCTGAACGAGAACGAGTTGATGGACTATTGGGAGAAACAGTACACGACCCGGCTGGATGAGGTTCCCTGTTTTTTGAACAAGTATGCGGATGTGATTTTACGCACGGGGAAGTATCTGAATGTTATCCGCGAATGCGGTAAGTAAAAGTAGGTAATTTATCAATGGAAGAGATTTTAAACTATAATTCTTTTGATACAGGAAATTCTGCTGATTACAGCCAGCGAAATCGGAACACATTGAAATATTCACACACCGATCAGATGTACATCACTGCTATTGAGGACGCGTATAACTTCGCATCTTCATCGTTGTTGAATTTAATCATGGACAAATACGATCTGATGGGTCGTCTCTATTCCGTGAAGCGATACTTTCTTCTTCAGCAGGGGGACTTCATCTCTCAGTTTATGGACGCTTGCGAGGAGGATTTGAACAAAGATGTCGATAATTTGCGTCCAATGCGGTTGGAAAATTTGCTCGAGGTTACACTGAACATGTCCTCCGCTAGATATGATGAATATAACGATGATTTGAAAACAATGCTCTTACCGTACGGTATATTGACACAAATATCCAAAATCGTAAAGAAAGAGGATGTCTTCCTGGATACATTGGGAGATACGTCCCAACTGAAGGGAATAGAGTGCTTCACCTTCAGCTACAACGCGCAATGGCCGGTTTCGATTGTGCTCAACCGACTGACAATTTCCAAGTATCAAATGATTTTCAGACAGCTGTTTTATCTGAAACATGTCGAGCGCATTTTGTGCCGCGTTTGGATTGCAAACAATCGAACCAAACAGTTTGCCCCGCAGACGGCCAAACTTTACCGGTCTGCTTTCACGCTTCGCCAGAAAATGTTaattgcgatgcagaactttgaATCGTACATGATGATAGAAGTGATCGAGCCTAATTGGCATATTTTCTATCAAAATATCAAACAGGTACTATGGACACCTTAAAATGGATTGTTATTTTTGAAGTTGTATATTTCAGATAAAAAATGTCGATGACGTATTGAACTACCATCAAGAGTTTCTTGATCAGTGTATGAAAAACTGTATGCTCACGGAACCTGATCTGCTTAAATCCATCATCAGCCTCTGCAACATCTGCATCCAATTCTGCGGTTTTCTAGAGGTAAGCTACCATATCGAAAAACACTCACACAAAACTGCGATTAATTgctgaattaaattttatttttcttcgatTTTCTCTCCTAACGGGACGCTGCTTTCTTGTGGGTGTATTCATGTGGGTAAAACCAAAATAAACTCTGTATGTTGTGTGTATCGTTACGCAATGACCCGTCCCAGGAAGCACAGCGACACTTTATAGATGCCGAACTTTGTTCGATGCTGGCTTCGACCGATGACTTTTCGTTTTCCTCAGAATCCGACTATGACGTTGCATGCCAGCAGGTAGTATTCGTGATAACCTGAGCTCTAGAAACATTTGCACTGTTCACCATCTCCCTTCAAACGTATCCAAACGCCTGTGAGATGTTATAATATCCTAACTATTGTCTACCCAGATTCTGGATCAGGTTCAAATTATTTTTCCGCCCGAAGATGCATTCAAATCTATTGTCTAACACTAAAATCACTTTCTAAATGAATCCAGGAAAAGGGTGGGAAGTAATATATAACACATTTGCGTAATAATGTACAAATTTCAAGCTATATTTGGCCCTACTCACAAGCTATGACAAAACTTAGAAACTGGATAGAATTACCATACAAATTTCTTCttctacacacaaaaaaaacaaatattttgtcgATATTTATTTGTGCGTATTCTTCATTTCTAATTGGAACATAATTCATAATTCTTGAAAATGATGCTCATTAGCTTTAGTTATTCCTAGATCTCTTGCTCTCTTGCTTCAATAATTGACACAAATTTGCAAAATTGCACTGaacacacacaaaaaacatattttctttttttaaagCTTCTGTGAGAACTGAGTTAGTTTATTACTTGTACCATATGGAAATTATAGTAAAACACATGTTCTTCGAATCACAGGAAGGGGTCTTCAGCGAAATCTGCCACTGCCTCATCGGGCTGTTGTATACGCTTTGGACTAACTAGCGTCTGGTGGAGAGAAGCATGAGATACGTCGCCAGTATGAATGTGATTTTCGATTCTCCATTTGTCCAAATTATTACGCATTCTGAATAGTTTTACATTCATTAACAGGGAGGAAAGTTTATCACCTTGTCGATATTCCCTACAGCCCTTGAATGAGCTTAAAATAGTTCGGTAAAAATCCGTACTGTACAGTTGTGGAAAAATATTCacccattactgcccaggtgtacaagaacttgatccaaatggcatgaaactttcTAGTCCATCTAGGTTTGTCCCGAAACGGGGGTGAAACGCAATATTTTGGTTAGGAGTTCTTTGGAAGTTGAGATATctgacgtatgaaatttcatacgctgagccgatacagtatcaaaaatggaaatcaattgaatatcgaacaaaacggttttatttcataaaattcaacttcaacaaccatTTTCATGGTTTATTGGCACCttcgtgtactgccgttctacgcataattgtcccacggttcatagggattgcatagaacatagtacagttatgcgtagaacggcagtgtatcgGATTTAGTATCACTGAGTATGGTACCGGAAAAAGCACTCCGAAGGGTGCAAACCCACATCACACTACAAGCAAATACAAGCAATACGTCGTACATCGGTTGCAATACGCACACCTTCGTTGGGTACGAGTTGGACTCGtattaatgaaatgatttattccgtCAAACCTAACTTCCGATGACTTCGAGTGTTTAGGCTTGATCTGCATGAACTCGATCCTTACTGGATTTATGTCACTTAGCAGTCCTCCACAGATAGCTCTGACGAAATTAATCAAAGGTCCATTTCCATTATTCTTTCTGTAGATATGCCAAATACCACTTCTTATTACGGATGGTGCAGCGGTATAGCCCCCGTTGAGCGTCGAAGAGATCAACTCCACCCATTCCTTTGTTGTACATTTTGCAAAGATGGGGTTGGAATATTGATCCTCTTTTTTTCTCAGCCTTAATGTATCTCTTACACGTACCTCCACGTAGGAAAATGTTGTCGTTTTTGACATTTGTAGCCATATTGACAACATTATTGTCATTCCAACGAACAATGGTGATGTTTGTTTCAGTATCACGCACAATGTCATATGATCCACGAGCTTGCTTTTTCATGGATTCCAACGGCCCGTTTTCAATGCCGCTGTTACGGATGGTTCCAATAATATGTATGTCCTTCTTGCTAAAGTCTTCAAGAAGGGCCAAACTGgtagaaaaaaatatctatGTACACGTAACTTTCTCCAGCAACAATATCTTTGCTCAAATTGGACGCAACCTTGGATCCCAATGGTTCTCCAGGGTCACGATCAGTTTTTCCTACAAAGTATATCAATAAAACATTATAAAATGCATATAAATCTAAACATGTGTTTTAACTTCATACGGGATAAACTTGTTAAGATGTCCGTCATGAGTACAAAGGCACCAAAATTTGTAGCCAAAACGAATTGGCTTTCCTCGGATGAATTGCTTCATAGAGTTCCTGCCGTAGTAAGGTTCCATAGCTTCGTCGATAGGGAAATGTTTTCCCAATGGCTGTCTCATTTTCAGAAACTTGTCATTCACATGTTCAATCAAAGGTCGAATCTTGAACAATTTGTCGGACCCATCATTGAGTAAATTGTCGTTGAAATGCAGATATTTCATGATTTGCTCGAATTTATTCCTTGGCATAGCGTTGGCAATCAGCATATTGTATGTATCTTCTTTTGCTTCCCAGTAGAACCACTTACTTGGTACTTTTACGTATCCGGAAACGAGCACAATTCCTAGAAATTTGTACATTTCCGATACGGTCACATGGAATCTTGTATCTCCTTTTAGCAGTGCGTGCTTATTTGTCTTTATGGTCCGACGGAATCTGCGTCAAATAGGTAATGGAACATTTGAACGGCAAACCATTTATGTTTCGAGCAGAGATCACTAAGATCAGGTGAATGTCCTTCAAGAACAACGGCTGCATCTGCATCCGAATTTAAggtatttttttcccagtgtctggcTCGTTCAATGTTGCTCTCGATATTCACTTGTTTGCCAAAACCGGAAGGGCCGTCTTCCGAGAGCATCTATATCGCTGTCTCCACCGCTTGGGGGCACGATGACAAAGTCAATATTATTTGTTGTCGCTAGATTTTCGAAAGCGTTTTCGTCCAAATCGGtcagataattgtacagctcctccggattatcgggaagctgatatatcctattgagaaaaaaaaacattagttgcacagcgtatgaaatttcatacgctcaaaagtaaacatagatttttttgcggtttcataattttcttcggattttttgctagatatcatttttacactcgtctagtagtgttgggtcacagatttgagcaatttagaGTCCTAGTAAGTCCTAGTAAGaggtaaaactttgataaatttatgtttacttttgcgactccattaaactcgaactttgcaagcttcaatacgcaacaaaacaacaaaaattatagATAGAATGACACTGCcacaaaaaacactcttaaattgaCATTTGAAATGCGCTTAAaactttagtttcatcaaaaacagtttttcaaaaacgggcatttttgcgtattaaatttcatacgctgggcactaacGGGTTAAGCGTATTCTTTGTATCTTTATTAGAGATTGCTTAGGATAAGATCCAATTTGTTTGTGATTAGTCCGGATTAGTCTGATTAAGCATAATTTACCTTTCCAGACACAATAATACATAAGTTGATGCATATTAATAACAAACACATTTAACTaactacagtgactcaaacccgtaatcgtactccaccatgcagatttcttttcccttcttctgaaaatcgaaaacaaactttgggaacattctatttagatagaGTCAtattgtcatatgagagttaaaaggtttgctgttttcaaataaaggtttttatttatctaaaaatagcgaatgtatgtgctaacgtatgaaaattgactcaaactcataatcgtacgctgtttctctacgagttttttggagTATAcggaaggaatatttatcaactttttcatcaagtggtttttaaaatcgctatttttagaaatttaatggttcctaaatttcctacacaaatAACTTCCACAgttttttttactgggattgatgtcggaagcttgtcgaggaatatcaataacttttgagtaattgttgcttcatattttccttcagaatgttcaagtaaacattctgatctaTTACACCGtcgataaaaaccaaattgagcaaataaaaagtttgtaatgtgcctaGGAAGGGCAACTTGTATGCCCGAGCACAGAGGGACAAACAGTatatcagcaaaaaaaaatagtatctccaattttattattccaaacagcatgaaacacttcaatgtcttactggtaaAATGTTATTTCCGTAGATGGGTcgtaatttgatatttttgactcCGATGGTTATCGTTTCTTATGGAGGAAGCCAACGATGAATTaagcgcaaaaaaaaagtctgaaaGCAACGTTTAAACAAGGTGGCGGTGAGGCATGGTATGAAGGTGCATGTATGggcaatttggttttcatcgatggtgtattggatcagaatgtttacttgaacatcctgaaggaaaatatgaagcaaaatgtCAACAATATGTGATGGAATCGAGGGTTCatgttttgccaagacaatcaCCCAGGgctcaagacatataaagttcgcacatggttacattacaataaCTCAAAAGTTAtcgatattcctccacaatcttccgacatcaatcccagtaaaaactgaggaagttatctgtgtaggaaatttagaaaccattaattttctaaaattaacggtttttttttatatctgtattatagtgactttcaactcatttggctggttcgtcacttctacttccatttttggaagaatgtcgggagtgagaattgaactcgtgaccttgagcgtgagaggcatggatgtatTAACggttttaaaaaccacttgatgaaaaaattgataaatatttcTTCCGAATACACCAGAAAACTCGAGATAAGAccaaaaacagctaaaaatagttgcaatgaacaagggataccatactaatgatggaaatcggaaattggccaacgcttTCGAAACCGAACaaagatttcaaccagcgtacgattatgagtttgagtcaatttccaTACGTTAGTACAtatattcgccatttttagagaaataaaaaccattattctgaaaacagatagcaaaccttttaactttcatatgacactatgactttatttaaatagaatgttccgaaagcttgtttttgactttcaaaagaaggaaaaagagatctgcatggcgGAGTACGATTAtgggtttgagtcactgtatgcgCACAAGAAAATTTCGCAAAAAGATTTTTGCTaattatgcattcaaaaaaattgaaaacaatctctattctaagCTAGGCAAATTAACCTTTTGAGTTAGATCTTTGCAAACTAGCGTACTTTTTGGGTGGGTGATGTTAAAACTAAACTACTGCTTGGGTAGTGttggtatttgttttttgttgatgtttgaaaaagttttcatcaaaatggcaagtaagaggaaagaaat
The Toxorhynchites rutilus septentrionalis strain SRP chromosome 2, ASM2978413v1, whole genome shotgun sequence genome window above contains:
- the LOC129768642 gene encoding fez family zinc finger protein 2-like, with amino-acid sequence MITNSLGHFPDVCCLCLRIRPAPEMIPIDGTQPEFDLQLSDMLEEFSFAIPTELSTALPAAVCEQCEKDFLLAYKLKRRVKFLRSFQIAYLQMKLGNIDPLRTLFNDHHVYMGTLFRELNLISNDQLCWKDLEESCTKNHIKQELLDNEETDFNSEDNNQILEVEILQSNAELSPDHPYDIEIEYLEFDNDKSSDKNSKSEESISCDLNHTEQKTQNEWLCKIGDCQYTIESRDLLVRHKNEVHHCCVCDICGIVLKNKYSLDVHVRRHRGETRFDCEYCPSSFHTSQEHKLHLGLVHVAGEYVKCDICGLGFRNSVCLKRHLKSHSNVRNYKCPHCDMAFKTTMHLHRHKETVHMKVRYNCDHCDMSYGRKDKLRMHVERVHNIQTYFLCSICLKSFPSNDNLEEHMNYHANPKELECAVCLVAYLSQDDFDTHLCISYREDYVCCGRDFKFHTFYNKHMFLVHGEKTNVRVRPAENKLLAKIRAERKQEERCSNCEKVFISRKLKNIHRKTCCGVSPLHFKLKDEVTHAYI
- the LOC129764575 gene encoding gamma-tubulin complex component 2 homolog isoform X2, which encodes MSEVKAKKILSELVKKSGCTYSADNILTIFRNKDAKYSNRRLGALLTQLFKTTPNGAKYVDEFVSSNPKDSYTAFIFLLNTFIQDCKNDRQLERSVPPPPAQPESVSKRAAIFESPPLSSTRIVTEQVTPETVQEIKEKLVQATIGAVANRSSTSIPATLVPQPYDFVHKKGAILSWNFFYDELYPMQNKNVTAIPLSSQEPIVLKELLDCLVGVKGSLISPKKTIRNGGLNPVEFDVSDQIEESLKDIIREILPLASHYSQVQDFIAASSSLESGQLLQALRAALQSIINDYYLSITRLEDLFLKQQLTLHKLLYFLRPVFHTMEVLAETVTAIRQSNSRGGSVLTLLHDKITSTTGDEKSQKVLIHLIEMAAVPYMEMLHLWMFDGVIHDPRKEFLVEHNVMDLNENELMDYWEKQYTTRLDEVPCFLNKYADVILRTGKYLNVIRECGNSADYSQRNRNTLKYSHTDQMYITAIEDAYNFASSSLLNLIMDKYDLMGRLYSVKRYFLLQQGDFISQFMDACEEDLNKDVDNLRPMRLENLLEVTLNMSSARYDEYNDDLKTMLLPYGILTQISKIVKKEDVFLDTLGDTSQLKGIECFTFSYNAQWPVSIVLNRLTISKYQMIFRQLFYLKHVERILCRVWIANNRTKQFAPQTAKLYRSAFTLRQKMLIAMQNFESYMMIEVIEPNWHIFYQNIKQIKNVDDVLNYHQEFLDQCMKNCMLTEPDLLKSIISLCNICIQFCGFLEEVASTMEPTETFSERVEKFHSDFTNQLLSLLRKITDVATQNPSDKFINLIHRINFNSYYSDNFDF
- the LOC129764575 gene encoding gamma-tubulin complex component 2 homolog isoform X1, with the protein product MSEVKAKKILSELVKKSGCTYSADNILTIFRNKDAKYSNRRLGALLTQLFKTTPNGAKYVDEFVSSNPKDSYTAFIFLLNTFIQDCKNDRQLERSVPPPPAQPESVSKRAAIFESPPLSSTRIVTEQVTPETVQEIKEKLVQATIGAVANRSSTSIPATLVPQPYDFVHKKGAILSWNFFYDELYPMQNKNVTAIPLSSQEPIVLKELLDCLVGVKGSLISPKKTIRNGGLNPVEFDVSDQIEESLKDIIREILPLASHYSQVQDFIAASSSLESGQLLQALRAALQSIINDYYLSITRLEDLFLKQQLTLHKLLYFLRPVFHTMEVLAETVTAIRQSNSRGGSVLTLLHDKITSTTGDEKSQKVLIHLIEMAAVPYMEMLHLWMFDGVIHDPRKEFLVEHNVMDLNENELMDYWEKQYTTRLDEVPCFLNKYADVILRTGKYLNVIRECGNSADYSQRNRNTLKYSHTDQMYITAIEDAYNFASSSLLNLIMDKYDLMGRLYSVKRYFLLQQGDFISQFMDACEEDLNKDVDNLRPMRLENLLEVTLNMSSARYDEYNDDLKTMLLPYGILTQISKIVKKEDVFLDTLGDTSQLKGIECFTFSYNAQWPVSIVLNRLTISKYQMIFRQLFYLKHVERILCRVWIANNRTKQFAPQTAKLYRSAFTLRQKMLIAMQNFESYMMIEVIEPNWHIFYQNIKQIKNVDDVLNYHQEFLDQCMKNCMLTEPDLLKSIISLCNICIQFCGFLEEAQRHFIDAELCSMLASTDDFSFSSESDYDVACQQEVASTMEPTETFSERVEKFHSDFTNQLLSLLRKITDVATQNPSDKFINLIHRINFNSYYSDNFDF